From one Parambassis ranga chromosome 5, fParRan2.1, whole genome shotgun sequence genomic stretch:
- the tox4b gene encoding TOX high mobility group box family member 4b isoform X2, protein MEFPGGSDNYLTMSGSSHPFLTSSETFHTPSLGDEEFEIPPISLDPDSALTVSDVVSQFGELSDTGPSDSVVVPENAVVEGDDPSFASTFVGAPSRGLEHLSLGVMNQSGRSSLLGMDLGHPIDSQFSNSSPVTIDVPLGDMGQGFLGTNQLTTIDQSELSTQLGLGLGGGNLLQRTQSPENPLSATASPTSSLQDDDMDDFRRSVLVESPVSLAVSPGVISLDPSFSDSPLSAPTSSMSSAAGRKGGVGGGKKGKKKKDPNEPQKPVSAYALFFRDTQAAIKGQNPNATFGEVSKIVASMWDSLGEEQKQVYKRKNEIAKKDYLKALAEYRASNSQAPIEVMDTAPSPSPSPSPPEPAPAVTASPAPRPTRSQHYNPEENTITNICTSNIILDLPQVTTRSRTGAIKPQPPPPATAPPNPPTVTKIIIKQTPLPSGGVSVTATPASSPRQPPPLQQMQSTPPPPRLQQMVHAQAPPPLQAKPRGGGAAAAAAPPPLQIKVVPSSRQADSNAPILITSAGETPTSVSSSSALMMEVGQTAAGEEVAEAEEGMEVEVNVAPGLSMTPAASPTICVRAGCTNPAVESKDWDKEYCSNECVATHCRDVFMAWCAIRGQNSSQSHKERTHLKEEGYTETKGQR, encoded by the exons ATGGAG TTTCCCGGAGGCAGCGACAACTACCTGACGATGTCCGGCTCCAGCCATCCCTTCCTCACCTCTTCGGAG ACGTTCCACACCCCCAGCCTCGGCGATGAGGAGTTTGAGATCCCTCCCATCTCTTTGGACCCGGACTCGGCCCTCACCGTGTCTGACGTGGTGTCCCAATTTGGGGAGCTGTCGGATACCGGACCTTCAGACAGCGTGGTGGTACCGGAGAACGCCGTGGTCGAAGGGGATGACCCCTCCTTCGCTTCCACGTTCGTCGGCGCTCCTTCACGGGGGCTGGAGCACCTGAGTCTGGGAGTCATGAATCAGTCGGGACGAAGCTCTCTGCTGGGAATG gATCTGGGTCATCCCATCGACTCTCAGTTCAGCAACTCGTCGCCGGTGACCATTGACGTCCCGCTGGGCGACATGGGTCAGGGCTTCCTGGGGACAAACCAGCTGACCACTATTGACCAGTCAGAGCTTAGCACTCAGCTGGGGCTCGGTTTAGGAGGCGGGAACCTACTGCAGCGCACCCAGTCACCTGAAAACCCCCTGTCGGCTACAGCGTCCCCCACCAGCTCGCTGCAGGACGACGACATGGACGACTTCAGAAGG AGTGTCCTAGTCGAGTCTCCGGTCTCTCTCGCCGTCTCCCCCGGAGTCATCTCCCTTGACCCGTCCTTTTCCGACTCCCCACTATCTGCGCCAACCTCCAGCATGTCCTCAGCCGCTGGACGGAAAGGAGGGGTGGGTGGAGGGaagaaagggaagaagaagaaagacccCAATGAGCCTCAGAAACCGGTGTCGGCCTACGCTCTGTTCTTCAGGGACACTCAGGCTGCGATCAAGGGACAAAATCCCAACGCTACATTTGGAGAAGTGTCTAAAATAGTGGCCTCCATGTGGGACAGTCTCGGGGAGGAACAGAAACAG GTTTACAAGAGGAAAAACGAAATAGCAAAGAAGGATTATTTGAAAGCGCTGGCAGAGTACAGAGCCAGCAACTCTCAG GCCCCCATTGAAGTCATGGACACCGCACCATCACCCTCGCCCTCACCCTCGCCCCCAGAGCCGGCTCCTGCGGTTACAGCCTCCCCGGCCCCGCGCCCCACCAGGTCCCAACACTACAACCCAGAGGAGAACACCATCACTAACATCTGCACCTCCAATATCATCCTGGACCTGCCTCAGGTCACCACGCGCTCGCGCACTGGCGCCATCAAGCCCCAGCCGCCGCCGCCTGCCACCGCTCCACCAAACCCTCCCACTGTCACCAAAATCATCATCAAGCAGACGCCGCTGCCGTCCGGCGGCGTGTCCGTCACGGCGACACCCGCCTCCTCGCCTCGCCAGCCACCACCACTACAGCAGATGCAAAGCACGCCTCCTCCGCCTCGGCTGCAGCAAATGGTCCACGCTCAGGCTCCGCCTCCTCTACAGGCCAAACCGCGAGGCGGAGGagctgccgctgccgctgctcCACCACCCCTGCAGATTAAGGTTGTTCCGTCATCACGACAGGCGGATTCAAATGCTCCCATCCTCATTACGTCAGCTGGGGAAACACCCACATCTGTGtcgtcctcctctgctctgatgatggagGTGGGGCAGACGGCTGCAGGAGAGGAGGTGGCTGAAGCAGAGGAGGGG atggaggtggaggtgaatgTTGCCCCCGGTCTGAGCATGACCCCCGCTGCCAGCCCGACCATCTGTGTGCGTGCCGGCTGCACCAACCCCGCCGTGGAGAGCAAAGACTGGGACAAGGAGTACTGCAGCAACGAGTGTGTCGCCACACACTGCAG AGACGTGTTCATGGCATGGTGCGCCATCCGAGGCCAGAACTCCTCACAGTCACACAAGGAGAGGACTCACCTGAAGGAGGAAGGCTACACAGAGACCAAGGGCCAAAGATAA
- the tox4b gene encoding TOX high mobility group box family member 4b isoform X3 — protein sequence MSGSSHPFLTSSETFHTPSLGDEEFEIPPISLDPDSALTVSDVVSQFGELSDTGPSDSVVVPENAVVEGDDPSFASTFVGAPSRGLEHLSLGVMNQSGRSSLLGMDLGHPIDSQFSNSSPVTIDVPLGDMGQGFLGTNQLTTIDQSELSTQLGLGLGGGNLLQRTQSPENPLSATASPTSSLQDDDMDDFRRSVLVESPVSLAVSPGVISLDPSFSDSPLSAPTSSMSSAAGRKGGVGGGKKGKKKKDPNEPQKPVSAYALFFRDTQAAIKGQNPNATFGEVSKIVASMWDSLGEEQKQVYKRKNEIAKKDYLKALAEYRASNSQAPIEVMDTAPSPSPSPSPPEPAPAVTASPAPRPTRSQHYNPEENTITNICTSNIILDLPQVTTRSRTGAIKPQPPPPATAPPNPPTVTKIIIKQTPLPSGGVSVTATPASSPRQPPPLQQMQSTPPPPRLQQMVHAQAPPPLQAKPRGGGAAAAAAPPPLQIKVVPSSRQADSNAPILITSAGETPTSVSSSSALMMEVGQTAAGEEVAEAEEGMEVEVNVAPGLSMTPAASPTICVRAGCTNPAVESKDWDKEYCSNECVATHCRDVFMAWCAIRGQNSSQSHKERTHLKEEGYTETKGQR from the exons ATGTCCGGCTCCAGCCATCCCTTCCTCACCTCTTCGGAG ACGTTCCACACCCCCAGCCTCGGCGATGAGGAGTTTGAGATCCCTCCCATCTCTTTGGACCCGGACTCGGCCCTCACCGTGTCTGACGTGGTGTCCCAATTTGGGGAGCTGTCGGATACCGGACCTTCAGACAGCGTGGTGGTACCGGAGAACGCCGTGGTCGAAGGGGATGACCCCTCCTTCGCTTCCACGTTCGTCGGCGCTCCTTCACGGGGGCTGGAGCACCTGAGTCTGGGAGTCATGAATCAGTCGGGACGAAGCTCTCTGCTGGGAATG gATCTGGGTCATCCCATCGACTCTCAGTTCAGCAACTCGTCGCCGGTGACCATTGACGTCCCGCTGGGCGACATGGGTCAGGGCTTCCTGGGGACAAACCAGCTGACCACTATTGACCAGTCAGAGCTTAGCACTCAGCTGGGGCTCGGTTTAGGAGGCGGGAACCTACTGCAGCGCACCCAGTCACCTGAAAACCCCCTGTCGGCTACAGCGTCCCCCACCAGCTCGCTGCAGGACGACGACATGGACGACTTCAGAAGG AGTGTCCTAGTCGAGTCTCCGGTCTCTCTCGCCGTCTCCCCCGGAGTCATCTCCCTTGACCCGTCCTTTTCCGACTCCCCACTATCTGCGCCAACCTCCAGCATGTCCTCAGCCGCTGGACGGAAAGGAGGGGTGGGTGGAGGGaagaaagggaagaagaagaaagacccCAATGAGCCTCAGAAACCGGTGTCGGCCTACGCTCTGTTCTTCAGGGACACTCAGGCTGCGATCAAGGGACAAAATCCCAACGCTACATTTGGAGAAGTGTCTAAAATAGTGGCCTCCATGTGGGACAGTCTCGGGGAGGAACAGAAACAG GTTTACAAGAGGAAAAACGAAATAGCAAAGAAGGATTATTTGAAAGCGCTGGCAGAGTACAGAGCCAGCAACTCTCAG GCCCCCATTGAAGTCATGGACACCGCACCATCACCCTCGCCCTCACCCTCGCCCCCAGAGCCGGCTCCTGCGGTTACAGCCTCCCCGGCCCCGCGCCCCACCAGGTCCCAACACTACAACCCAGAGGAGAACACCATCACTAACATCTGCACCTCCAATATCATCCTGGACCTGCCTCAGGTCACCACGCGCTCGCGCACTGGCGCCATCAAGCCCCAGCCGCCGCCGCCTGCCACCGCTCCACCAAACCCTCCCACTGTCACCAAAATCATCATCAAGCAGACGCCGCTGCCGTCCGGCGGCGTGTCCGTCACGGCGACACCCGCCTCCTCGCCTCGCCAGCCACCACCACTACAGCAGATGCAAAGCACGCCTCCTCCGCCTCGGCTGCAGCAAATGGTCCACGCTCAGGCTCCGCCTCCTCTACAGGCCAAACCGCGAGGCGGAGGagctgccgctgccgctgctcCACCACCCCTGCAGATTAAGGTTGTTCCGTCATCACGACAGGCGGATTCAAATGCTCCCATCCTCATTACGTCAGCTGGGGAAACACCCACATCTGTGtcgtcctcctctgctctgatgatggagGTGGGGCAGACGGCTGCAGGAGAGGAGGTGGCTGAAGCAGAGGAGGGG atggaggtggaggtgaatgTTGCCCCCGGTCTGAGCATGACCCCCGCTGCCAGCCCGACCATCTGTGTGCGTGCCGGCTGCACCAACCCCGCCGTGGAGAGCAAAGACTGGGACAAGGAGTACTGCAGCAACGAGTGTGTCGCCACACACTGCAG AGACGTGTTCATGGCATGGTGCGCCATCCGAGGCCAGAACTCCTCACAGTCACACAAGGAGAGGACTCACCTGAAGGAGGAAGGCTACACAGAGACCAAGGGCCAAAGATAA
- the slc12a6 gene encoding solute carrier family 12 member 6: protein MASVRFTVTPTKAEDLPGLSDTSPDISSRSGNRVRFGSRESVSRSDPLSEVSGGPTTTAGGGGADTPEHSSIEQGDGNSKISSVYINNIHGMDDDDFYDRNLALFEEEMDTRPKVSSLLNRLANYTNLPQGAKEHEEAESIGEKKKSHKSPQMGTFMGVYLPCLQNIFGVILFLRLTWVVGTAGVLQALCIVFICCCCTMLTAISMSAIATNGVVPAGGSYFMISRSLGPEFGGAVGLCFYLGTTFAGAMYILGAIEILLMYIAPKAAIFEGEGAAMLNNMRVYGSICLLLMSLLVFVGVKYVNKLASIFLACVIVSIVSIYVGGLVSVFTAPGFPVCMLGNRTINRHDIVDDHCSKTVPLLARPPNDTGDFPSVYENSTASPTTYLWNQFCEGPELNATCDEYFASNNFSEIKGIPGLASGILMENMWSSYLSKGDVVGKGTPHVAHPPSTRQPYVYADITTSFTLLVGIFFPSVTGIMAGSNRSGDLKDAQRSIPIGTILAILTTSIVYLSSVLLFGACIDGVVLRDKFGDSVKGTLVVGALAWPTPWVIVIGSFFSTCGAGLQSLTGAPRLLQAIAKDNIIPFLRVFGHGKANGEPTWALLLTALIAELGILIASLDLVAPILTMFFLMCYLFVNLACALQTLLRTPNWRPRFSYYHWTLSFLGMTICLALMFISSWYYAIAAMVIASMIYKYIEYHGAEKEWGDGIRGLSLSAARYALLRLEEGPPHTKNWRPQLLVLLKLDEDAHVKSPRLLTFASQLKAGKGLTIVGTVVSGNFLQSFGEALAAEQTLKHLMEKERVKGFCQCIVAQKPRDGISHMIQSSGLGGMKPNTVVMGWPHAWRQSEDPQAWKTFINTVRVTTAAHLALLVPKNISLFPSNSEPCSEGYIDVWWIVHDGGMLMLLPFLLRQHKVWRKCGMRIFTVAQMEDNSIQMKKDLATFLYHLRIEAEVEVVEMHDSDISAYTYERTLMMEQRSQMLRQMRLSKSDREREAQLVKDRNSMLRLTSIGSDDDDDTDAGERDRVASGGSSEHHRRVQMTWTKEKTSQYRATHSGCSTPEGFRDMLSMRPDHSNVRRMHTAVKLNEVIVNKSHDARLVLLNMPGPPRNSQGDENYMEFLEVLTEGLERVLLVRGGGSEVITIYS from the exons ATGGCATCAGTGCGCTTCACGGTGACGCCCACCAAGGCGGAGGACCTCCCGGGGCTGTCCGACACGTCGCCTGACATCAGCTCCCGCTCGGGGAACCGCGTGCGCTTCGGGTCCAGGGAGAGCGTCAGTCGCAGCGACCCGCTCAGCGAGGTGTCAGGAGGCCCGACAACtactgctggaggaggaggggctgaCACGCCGGAGCACAGCAGCATAGAGCAAG GTGATGGCAATTCCAAAATCTCCAGCGTGTACATCAACAACATTCACGGCATGGATGACGATGACTTCTACGACAGGAACCTGGCCTTGTTTGAG GAGGAGATGGACACTCGGCCGAAGGTGTCCTCTCTGCTCAACCGCCTGGCCAACTACACCAACCTACCGCAGGGGGCGAAGGAGCACGAGGAGGCCGAGAGCAtcggagagaagaagaagtccCACAAG TCGCCACAGATGGGGACCTTCATGGGCGTTTACCTGCCGTGCCTGCAGAACATCTTCGGCGTCATCTTGTTCCTGCGGTTGACGTGGGTGGTGGGAACTGCCGGGGTGCTGCAGGCCCTCTGCATCGtcttcatctgctgctgctgc aCGATGCTGACTGCCATATCGATGAGTGCGATCGCCACTAATGGAGTCGTACCAG cGGGAGGCTCCTACTTCATGATCAGCCGCTCTCTTGGTCCGGAGTTTGGGGGGGCGGTTGGCCTGTGCTTTTACTTGGGCACCACCTTTGCCGGAGCCATGTACATCCTGGGAGCCATCGAGATCCTCCTG ATGTACATTGCACCGAAGGCGGCCATTTTTGAAGGCGAAGGGGCTGCCATGTTGAACAACATGCGGGTCTACGGCAGCATCTGTCTCCTCCTGATGTCCTTGTTGGTGTTTGTGGGCGTCAAGTACGTGAACAAACTGGCCTCCATCTTCCTGGCCTGCGTCATCGTCTCCATAGTCTCCATCTACGTCGGAGGGCTGGTCTCTGTCTTCACAGCACCAGGTTTTCC tgtgtgcatgctggGTAATAGAACTATCAACCGGCATGACATCGTTGACGACCACTGCAGTAAAACGGTCCCGCTGCTAGCGCGACCACCGAACGACACAGGCGACTTCCCAAGTGTTTATG AGAACAGCACAGCAAGTCCAACCACATACCTTTGGAACCAATTTTGTGAGGGCCCAGAACTCAACGCCACCTGCGACGAATACTTCGCGTCCAACAATTTTTCCGAGATTAAAGGGATACCCGGTCTGGCCAGCGGGATCCTTATGG AGAACATGTGGAGCTCCTACCTCAGCAAAGGCGATGTGGTGGGGAAGGGCACCCCCCATGTAGCACATCCTCCGTCCACTCGTCAGCCGTACGTGTACGCTGACATCACCACCTCCTTCACACTGCTGGTGGGCATCTTCTTCCCCTCCGTCACAG GAATCATGGCTGGCTCCAACCGGTCGGGCGATTTAAAAGACGCTCAGCGCTCTATCCCCATCGGAACCATCCTCGCCATCCTCACCACCTCTATTGTCT ACCTGAGCAGCGTTTTGCTGTTTGGAGCCTGCATCGATGGCGTGGTGCTCCGAGACAA gtttggagaTTCTGTTAAAGGCACCCTGGTGGTGGGGGCCCTGGCTTGGCCCACTCCCTGGGTCATCGTGATTGGCTCGTTCTTCTCCACGTGCGGCGCGGGCCTCCAGTCGCTGACCGGGGCTCCCCGACTCCTGCAGGCCATCGCCAAGGACAACATCATCCCTTTCCTCCGG GTGTTCGGCCATGGGAAAGCTAACGGAGAGCCCACCTGGGCCCTGCTGCTTACAGCCCTGATAGCTGAGCTGGGGATTCTCATTGCTTCCCTGGACCTGGTTGCTCCCATCTTGACAAT GTTTTTCTTGATGTGTTACCTGTTTGTGAACCTGGCCTGCGCCCTCCAGACCCTCTTAAGAACACCCAACTGGAGGCCTCGCTTTTCTTATTACCACTG GACCTTATCATTTTTGGGGATGACGATCTGCCTGGCGCTCATGTTCATATCCTCTTGGTACTACGCAATCGCCGCCATGGTGATCGCCAGCATGATCTACAAATACATTGAGTACCACGG agcagagaaggagTGGGGGGATGGGATCCGTGGTCTGTCTCTCAGCGCTGCCCGTTACGCCCTGCTGAGGTTGGAAGAGGGACCACCACACACCAAAAACTGGAG GCCTCAGCTGTTGGTGTTACTAAAACTGGACGAAGACGCCCACGTCAAGTCTCCCCGCCTGCTGACATTTGCCAGCCAGCTGAAGGCAGGAAAGGGCCTGACGATTGTTGGCACTGTGGTCTCTGGCAACTTTCTCCAGAGCTTTGGAGAGGCGCTGGCTGCTGAGCAG ACTCTGAAGCACCTCATGGAGAAGGAGCGTGTGAAGGGCTTCTGTCAGTGTATCGTGGCTCAGAAGCCTCGTGACGGCATCAGCCACATGATCCAGTCCAGTGGTCTGGGAGGGATGAAGCCCAACACGGTGGTGATGGGCTGGCCTCACGCCTGGAGGCAGAGCGAGGACCCACAGGCCTGGAAGACCTTCATCA acacagtgcgGGTGACCACGGCTGCCCATCTGGCCCTGCTGGTGCCCAAAAACATCTCTCTGTTCCCCAGCAACAGCGAGCCTTGCTCAGAGGGCTACATCGACGTCTGGTGGATCGTCCATGACGGAGGGATGCTGATGCTGCTCCCTTTCCTCCTGCGACAGCACAAG GTGTGGCGTAAGTGTGGGATGAGGATCTTCACAGTGGCACAGATGGAGGATAATTCCATTCAGATGAAGAAGGACCTGGCAACGTTCCTGTATCACCTGCGCATTGAGGCTGAGGTGGAGGTAGTTGAGATG CACGACAGCGACATCAGCGCCTACACCTATGAAAGGACGCTAATGATGGAGCAGAGGTCTCAGATGCTCAGACAAATGCGACTGTCTAAATCAGACCGAGAACGAGAG GCCCAGCTGGTGAAAGACCGTAACTCCATGCTGCGCCTGACGAGCATCGGGTCAGACGACGACGACGACACAGACGCCGGCGAGCGGGACAGGGTGGCGAGCGGCGGCAGCTCGGAGCACCATCGCCGCGTTCAGATGACCTGGACCAAAGAGAAGACCTCTCAGTACAGAGCGACGCACTCTGGCTGTTCGACACCCGAGGGCTTCAGAGACATGCTGAGCATGAGACC AGACCACTCCAACGTCAGGAGGATGCACACCGCCGTCAAACTCAACGAGGTCATCGTGAACAAGTCCCATGACGCCCGGCTTGTCCTGCTCAACATGCCTGGACCGCCGAGGAACTCACAGGGGGATGAGAACT ACATGGAGTTCCTGGAGGTTCTTACAGAAGGACTGGAGCGCGTCCTAttggtcagaggaggaggaagtgaagtCATCACCATCTACTCCTAA
- the tox4b gene encoding TOX high mobility group box family member 4b isoform X1, with translation MDLNFYSDLTGGTGQHDGDPEFLDPQSFNGFDSDNKFPGGSDNYLTMSGSSHPFLTSSETFHTPSLGDEEFEIPPISLDPDSALTVSDVVSQFGELSDTGPSDSVVVPENAVVEGDDPSFASTFVGAPSRGLEHLSLGVMNQSGRSSLLGMDLGHPIDSQFSNSSPVTIDVPLGDMGQGFLGTNQLTTIDQSELSTQLGLGLGGGNLLQRTQSPENPLSATASPTSSLQDDDMDDFRRSVLVESPVSLAVSPGVISLDPSFSDSPLSAPTSSMSSAAGRKGGVGGGKKGKKKKDPNEPQKPVSAYALFFRDTQAAIKGQNPNATFGEVSKIVASMWDSLGEEQKQVYKRKNEIAKKDYLKALAEYRASNSQAPIEVMDTAPSPSPSPSPPEPAPAVTASPAPRPTRSQHYNPEENTITNICTSNIILDLPQVTTRSRTGAIKPQPPPPATAPPNPPTVTKIIIKQTPLPSGGVSVTATPASSPRQPPPLQQMQSTPPPPRLQQMVHAQAPPPLQAKPRGGGAAAAAAPPPLQIKVVPSSRQADSNAPILITSAGETPTSVSSSSALMMEVGQTAAGEEVAEAEEGMEVEVNVAPGLSMTPAASPTICVRAGCTNPAVESKDWDKEYCSNECVATHCRDVFMAWCAIRGQNSSQSHKERTHLKEEGYTETKGQR, from the exons ATGGACCTGAATTTTTACTCAGATTTAACGGGCGGTACCGGGCAGCACGACGGTGATCCAGAGTTCCTGGATCCGCAGTCATTCAATGGATTTGACTCTGACAACAAG TTTCCCGGAGGCAGCGACAACTACCTGACGATGTCCGGCTCCAGCCATCCCTTCCTCACCTCTTCGGAG ACGTTCCACACCCCCAGCCTCGGCGATGAGGAGTTTGAGATCCCTCCCATCTCTTTGGACCCGGACTCGGCCCTCACCGTGTCTGACGTGGTGTCCCAATTTGGGGAGCTGTCGGATACCGGACCTTCAGACAGCGTGGTGGTACCGGAGAACGCCGTGGTCGAAGGGGATGACCCCTCCTTCGCTTCCACGTTCGTCGGCGCTCCTTCACGGGGGCTGGAGCACCTGAGTCTGGGAGTCATGAATCAGTCGGGACGAAGCTCTCTGCTGGGAATG gATCTGGGTCATCCCATCGACTCTCAGTTCAGCAACTCGTCGCCGGTGACCATTGACGTCCCGCTGGGCGACATGGGTCAGGGCTTCCTGGGGACAAACCAGCTGACCACTATTGACCAGTCAGAGCTTAGCACTCAGCTGGGGCTCGGTTTAGGAGGCGGGAACCTACTGCAGCGCACCCAGTCACCTGAAAACCCCCTGTCGGCTACAGCGTCCCCCACCAGCTCGCTGCAGGACGACGACATGGACGACTTCAGAAGG AGTGTCCTAGTCGAGTCTCCGGTCTCTCTCGCCGTCTCCCCCGGAGTCATCTCCCTTGACCCGTCCTTTTCCGACTCCCCACTATCTGCGCCAACCTCCAGCATGTCCTCAGCCGCTGGACGGAAAGGAGGGGTGGGTGGAGGGaagaaagggaagaagaagaaagacccCAATGAGCCTCAGAAACCGGTGTCGGCCTACGCTCTGTTCTTCAGGGACACTCAGGCTGCGATCAAGGGACAAAATCCCAACGCTACATTTGGAGAAGTGTCTAAAATAGTGGCCTCCATGTGGGACAGTCTCGGGGAGGAACAGAAACAG GTTTACAAGAGGAAAAACGAAATAGCAAAGAAGGATTATTTGAAAGCGCTGGCAGAGTACAGAGCCAGCAACTCTCAG GCCCCCATTGAAGTCATGGACACCGCACCATCACCCTCGCCCTCACCCTCGCCCCCAGAGCCGGCTCCTGCGGTTACAGCCTCCCCGGCCCCGCGCCCCACCAGGTCCCAACACTACAACCCAGAGGAGAACACCATCACTAACATCTGCACCTCCAATATCATCCTGGACCTGCCTCAGGTCACCACGCGCTCGCGCACTGGCGCCATCAAGCCCCAGCCGCCGCCGCCTGCCACCGCTCCACCAAACCCTCCCACTGTCACCAAAATCATCATCAAGCAGACGCCGCTGCCGTCCGGCGGCGTGTCCGTCACGGCGACACCCGCCTCCTCGCCTCGCCAGCCACCACCACTACAGCAGATGCAAAGCACGCCTCCTCCGCCTCGGCTGCAGCAAATGGTCCACGCTCAGGCTCCGCCTCCTCTACAGGCCAAACCGCGAGGCGGAGGagctgccgctgccgctgctcCACCACCCCTGCAGATTAAGGTTGTTCCGTCATCACGACAGGCGGATTCAAATGCTCCCATCCTCATTACGTCAGCTGGGGAAACACCCACATCTGTGtcgtcctcctctgctctgatgatggagGTGGGGCAGACGGCTGCAGGAGAGGAGGTGGCTGAAGCAGAGGAGGGG atggaggtggaggtgaatgTTGCCCCCGGTCTGAGCATGACCCCCGCTGCCAGCCCGACCATCTGTGTGCGTGCCGGCTGCACCAACCCCGCCGTGGAGAGCAAAGACTGGGACAAGGAGTACTGCAGCAACGAGTGTGTCGCCACACACTGCAG AGACGTGTTCATGGCATGGTGCGCCATCCGAGGCCAGAACTCCTCACAGTCACACAAGGAGAGGACTCACCTGAAGGAGGAAGGCTACACAGAGACCAAGGGCCAAAGATAA